One segment of Terriglobia bacterium DNA contains the following:
- a CDS encoding response regulator, translating into MLMKAFLIDDEPLAIKRLRRLIGEHAGIEIAGSSTDPGAALAEVRRLHPDVLFLDIEMPGISGFEFLERLGMAQPLVVFTTAYDRYALEAFKVNSIDYLLKPIEAAQLARAVAKLERMMRGMEARGNVDALLRQMREVVEEKKPEYLVRVPSRVGNRVELVPVANVSHFYAKDKLTFAATGKKEYPLDISIAELERRLPVQQWVRIHRSTLLNMEAIQELRSWF; encoded by the coding sequence ATGTTGATGAAGGCTTTCCTGATCGACGACGAGCCGCTTGCAATAAAGCGCCTGCGCCGATTGATCGGCGAACACGCCGGCATCGAGATCGCCGGCTCTAGCACAGATCCGGGCGCCGCGCTGGCGGAGGTTCGCCGTCTCCATCCGGATGTCTTGTTTCTCGATATCGAGATGCCCGGTATTTCCGGCTTCGAGTTCCTGGAGCGGCTCGGCATGGCGCAGCCGCTGGTCGTGTTTACGACAGCTTACGACCGTTATGCTCTCGAAGCGTTCAAGGTCAACTCTATCGATTACCTTTTGAAACCGATCGAGGCAGCCCAACTTGCTCGCGCTGTCGCGAAACTCGAGCGGATGATGCGGGGAATGGAAGCCCGCGGAAATGTCGATGCTCTTCTGCGGCAAATGCGCGAAGTTGTCGAAGAGAAGAAGCCGGAATATCTGGTCCGTGTGCCTTCACGCGTGGGCAATCGCGTGGAACTCGTCCCGGTCGCAAATGTCAGCCACTTCTATGCCAAAGACAAGCTGACTTTCGCGGCTACAGGCAAGAAGGAGTACCCGCTCGATATCAGTATCGCCGAGCTCGAACGGCGGTTGCCGGTCCAGCAATGGGTGCGCATCCATCGGTCGACTCTCCTGAATATGGAAGCCATACAGGAACTCCGCAGCTGGTTCAG
- a CDS encoding histidine kinase has protein sequence MKTESMPTIASARRWETDLLKLGFFTAGVGGGVILFYGAFDKVNIEIIFLHTFVIGSLCWLIIPQLGEYTEHCFRPLRWAAIISSLSGLGISGTAIASIVAHYAIPEIRGMPILDLFRNGLRPALAMTTVAGVITTLVVSGNDRLVLSRAALQEQRLQRERAEKLAAEAQLTSLASRVQPHFLFNTLNSIAALIRENPAKAEKTVEQLASLLRSSLENSGSVPLEQELELVRNYLEIQQTRLGERLSFGIAADPGIRAEVPAFAIQTLVENSVKHVAGQHQGGVRINVRASADKDVLISVSDDGAGFDPTLMKHGGGLDILQARLHSAFNDRADLTFDRKPEGMTVHLRVPAC, from the coding sequence GTGAAAACTGAGTCCATGCCGACAATCGCGAGTGCCCGCCGCTGGGAGACGGATCTGCTGAAGCTCGGGTTTTTCACCGCGGGCGTGGGCGGCGGCGTGATCTTGTTTTACGGCGCCTTCGACAAGGTAAATATCGAAATCATTTTCCTGCATACCTTCGTGATCGGCAGCTTGTGCTGGCTCATCATTCCGCAACTTGGCGAATACACGGAACATTGCTTTCGGCCGCTGCGATGGGCAGCGATTATTTCGTCGCTATCGGGCTTGGGGATCAGCGGTACGGCTATAGCATCCATAGTCGCGCATTACGCCATTCCCGAAATAAGAGGGATGCCGATTCTGGATCTATTCAGGAATGGTTTGCGGCCGGCTTTGGCAATGACAACGGTAGCAGGCGTGATCACGACACTGGTTGTTTCAGGTAACGATCGGCTTGTGTTGAGTCGCGCTGCTCTTCAGGAGCAGCGGCTCCAGCGAGAACGGGCCGAAAAGCTCGCAGCTGAAGCGCAATTGACATCTCTGGCCTCGCGAGTCCAGCCGCACTTTTTGTTCAATACGCTGAATTCAATCGCGGCACTCATCCGGGAAAACCCTGCAAAAGCGGAGAAGACTGTGGAGCAGCTTGCTTCACTTCTGCGATCCTCCCTGGAGAACAGCGGAAGCGTTCCGCTGGAGCAGGAACTGGAGTTGGTCCGCAATTACCTGGAGATTCAACAGACCAGGTTGGGCGAGCGGTTGAGTTTCGGCATTGCTGCCGATCCCGGGATCCGCGCCGAGGTCCCTGCCTTCGCGATCCAAACCCTGGTGGAGAATTCCGTGAAACATGTCGCCGGACAGCATCAGGGCGGGGTTCGCATTAACGTTCGCGCGAGCGCGGATAAGGACGTGCTCATTTCGGTCTCCGATGATGGGGCCGGGTTCGATCCCACCCTGATGAAGCACGGCGGGGGATTGGATATTCTGCAGGCCCGCCTGCACTCGGCTTTCAACGATCGGGCGGATCTGACCTTCGACCGGAAGCCGGAGGGCATGACCGTCCACCTTCGCGTCCCTGCATGTTGA
- a CDS encoding TIGR03435 family protein, giving the protein MNTKTILLAALVVAAVSIGVGWTQSGIGTPAFEAAVVKANDSGDTRGQGSRLRGGQLTWRNLPIKMILNYAFAGGVTRFDQFEGGPDWLETARFDVIAKSANDTSPQEVQLMLQNLLIDRLKLQFHRELRVRSVYALKAGKQLKLRKTSGGSPAGCGTVDGVQGQNHRDCINVTMAALADDLPQMALMYFDRPVLDATGLKDVYDFKLDWVGRRFPTTQPNGAADPAGAVPVDPESGPTLFDALQKLGLKLEEQKLPISTIVIDHLDRVPSEN; this is encoded by the coding sequence ATGAACACAAAAACGATTCTATTGGCTGCGCTGGTTGTGGCGGCCGTATCGATCGGCGTCGGCTGGACGCAATCCGGTATAGGGACGCCGGCGTTTGAAGCGGCGGTCGTGAAGGCCAATGACTCCGGTGATACCCGAGGTCAAGGATCACGCTTGCGAGGTGGGCAACTCACATGGCGCAACCTGCCGATTAAGATGATTCTGAATTATGCCTTCGCGGGCGGCGTCACGCGATTTGATCAATTTGAGGGCGGCCCCGACTGGCTGGAAACTGCGCGTTTTGATGTCATTGCCAAATCTGCAAACGATACGTCTCCCCAAGAAGTTCAACTGATGCTCCAGAATCTGCTGATCGACCGGCTCAAACTGCAGTTCCATCGCGAATTGCGGGTGAGGTCCGTTTACGCTCTCAAAGCTGGCAAGCAGCTGAAGCTGCGGAAGACTTCGGGAGGCAGTCCTGCCGGTTGCGGGACCGTCGATGGTGTGCAGGGGCAGAATCACAGGGACTGTATAAATGTAACGATGGCGGCACTGGCGGATGATCTACCGCAAATGGCACTGATGTATTTCGACCGGCCGGTACTCGATGCAACCGGCCTGAAGGATGTCTATGACTTCAAGCTGGACTGGGTCGGGCGCAGGTTTCCTACCACACAACCGAATGGAGCTGCCGATCCTGCCGGTGCCGTTCCCGTTGACCCCGAGTCCGGTCCGACCTTGTTCGATGCTCTACAGAAACTCGGCCTCAAATTGGAGGAGCAAAAGCTGCCGATTTCGACTATCGTGATTGACCATCTCGATCGAGTTCCGAGTGAAAACTGA
- a CDS encoding type II toxin-antitoxin system VapC family toxin produces MNVLLDTAAWINGVKEPETLPVKALRIMQDDVNHFFLSDISLLEASMLGRKHKVDFGMEFTQWLDKALSENLRVLPISARIAAVENALPSRFHGDPADRIIASTAIAHQLILLTPDRAVAFSSVCDTIQYNWPKRTKKQA; encoded by the coding sequence ATGAATGTTCTCCTCGATACCGCCGCCTGGATCAATGGTGTCAAGGAACCGGAAACATTGCCGGTTAAGGCGTTAAGAATTATGCAAGACGACGTCAACCATTTCTTTCTTTCCGATATCAGTCTTCTAGAGGCATCGATGCTTGGACGCAAACATAAAGTGGACTTCGGAATGGAATTCACCCAATGGCTCGACAAAGCCCTGTCCGAGAACCTGCGCGTTCTGCCGATTTCCGCCCGGATTGCTGCGGTTGAAAATGCGCTCCCGAGCCGTTTTCATGGAGATCCGGCGGACCGAATCATCGCGAGTACCGCGATAGCGCATCAACTGATACTGCTCACGCCGGATCGCGCGGTTGCATTCAGCAGCGTTTGCGACACTATTCAGTACAACTGGCCGAAGCGCACAAAGAAACAAGCCTAA
- a CDS encoding DNA-directed RNA polymerase, translated as MNVVKPATMTLPYGVTRGTIYKQLLETKVIQSCEDPKKCARYLARILEESIPDVAVEAGKIMKWLRTIARSLAKVGLGMAWTSPAGFPVVHEIREPKEVRLATADRRIKIYKEDQNRKIDWRKQVDGVVAHLVHSLDAAHMMLTVNRLHSCGLRHFAMVHDSFGVHAGDVDLLNRVLREEFVGMYSELVMANFFMEVLMSSPVGLPSLPAPGTLDIRQVLESPYFFA; from the coding sequence ATGAACGTGGTCAAGCCCGCAACGATGACCCTCCCCTACGGCGTGACTCGGGGAACGATCTACAAACAGCTTCTCGAGACGAAGGTCATCCAATCCTGCGAAGACCCGAAGAAATGTGCCCGGTACCTGGCGAGAATCCTGGAGGAAAGCATTCCCGACGTCGCCGTCGAGGCCGGCAAAATCATGAAGTGGCTCCGTACCATTGCCCGCAGTCTCGCGAAGGTGGGGCTGGGCATGGCATGGACCTCACCGGCTGGTTTTCCCGTGGTTCATGAGATCCGGGAACCGAAGGAAGTCCGCCTCGCCACGGCGGACCGGAGAATCAAGATCTACAAAGAGGATCAGAATCGGAAGATCGACTGGAGAAAGCAGGTGGATGGCGTCGTCGCGCACCTGGTTCATTCTCTCGATGCCGCGCACATGATGCTGACGGTGAATCGCCTCCACAGCTGCGGCCTGCGGCATTTTGCGATGGTCCACGATAGCTTTGGCGTTCATGCCGGCGATGTCGACCTGCTGAACCGTGTGCTGCGGGAGGAATTCGTCGGAATGTACTCCGAACTCGTCATGGCGAACTTCTTTATGGAAGTCCTGATGTCCAGTCCCGTGGGTCTCCCCTCACTCCCCGCGCCGGGGACGCTCGACATCCGGCAAGTCCTGGAGTCGCCGTATTTTTTCGCTTAA
- a CDS encoding SMP-30/gluconolactonase/LRE family protein, giving the protein MKTTLVAAAILSASVCFAQAPGRNDLVATTLPLDNAPKAVPGPYKVMSEPAFGSPAHVIFRPEDPGKLPGKDKLPVMVWGDGGCAINSARYSGFFTTIASHGFLVIGSVSQPGAERRQQNADDLRKAIDWAEKENVRTGSPLKGKIATDQVAVMGQSCGGFLSITLGADPRVKTIGVFNSGVQPARPESNEAAVQKVHGPVLLINGAERDFLSPASLATFELINSVPVFYGARHGAGHTATVDHPGGGEFANVASNWLLWQFKNDKRAGKMFAGNDCDLCTNTNWDVRAKGYKDARNEGPAATFNRGSNQQAWQNAGYKAALEKCKNPPQPFAISVAANPATAAAPPAPVLPPPMSIPGVLEARQTWKVVWSWEGNNVDGPIAADNGAILFANNDAGNVMQFDPAAGLAKIAYAGINTAGAVSRSKAGTLFVAARGLGGGIEELEPSRKTLASSFNGEPFECIGGVLNDLSADAKGGVYFSVTGAAQSGVFYASPNGVVSRYGKDVPLANGIILSPDEKTLYVTNGAIVYAFDVNVDGSLTNQREFGKLHGGTGGDGSAVDQQGRVYVATGSSVDVFAADGKFIGTIPGPQGLHGTFFGGRDKKTLYAIVFYGTWGTPSARNQIIAIPTIAQGYTGRSK; this is encoded by the coding sequence ATGAAGACAACCCTCGTCGCCGCCGCCATTCTCAGCGCGTCCGTCTGTTTCGCTCAGGCACCGGGTCGAAATGATCTGGTCGCTACGACACTGCCGCTCGACAACGCGCCGAAGGCGGTTCCCGGCCCATACAAGGTCATGTCGGAGCCTGCGTTCGGCTCGCCGGCTCACGTTATTTTTCGCCCGGAGGATCCCGGCAAACTTCCCGGGAAAGACAAGTTGCCCGTGATGGTATGGGGCGACGGCGGCTGCGCCATCAACAGCGCGCGCTACTCGGGGTTCTTCACAACGATCGCGTCCCACGGCTTTCTAGTGATCGGCTCCGTCTCACAGCCCGGCGCTGAGCGCCGGCAGCAAAATGCGGACGATCTCCGAAAAGCGATCGATTGGGCGGAGAAAGAAAATGTGCGGACAGGCTCGCCCTTGAAAGGGAAGATCGCGACCGATCAGGTCGCCGTCATGGGCCAGTCCTGCGGAGGATTTCTTTCGATCACGCTAGGCGCTGATCCGCGCGTCAAGACCATCGGCGTGTTCAACTCCGGCGTGCAGCCCGCGAGGCCGGAATCGAACGAGGCCGCGGTGCAGAAAGTCCACGGCCCCGTGCTGCTGATTAACGGCGCCGAGCGGGATTTCCTGTCGCCGGCGTCGTTGGCGACCTTCGAACTGATCAATAGCGTGCCGGTCTTTTATGGCGCCCGTCACGGCGCTGGGCACACGGCCACGGTGGATCATCCGGGTGGCGGCGAATTCGCCAACGTCGCGTCGAACTGGCTCCTGTGGCAGTTCAAGAACGACAAGCGAGCCGGGAAAATGTTCGCCGGTAACGACTGCGACCTCTGCACAAACACAAACTGGGACGTTCGGGCAAAAGGATATAAGGACGCGCGCAATGAGGGTCCCGCGGCGACCTTCAACCGCGGCAGCAATCAACAGGCGTGGCAGAACGCCGGCTACAAGGCGGCGCTCGAAAAGTGCAAGAACCCGCCGCAGCCGTTCGCGATCTCCGTTGCCGCCAACCCTGCAACCGCAGCGGCGCCTCCGGCGCCTGTCCTGCCGCCGCCGATGTCGATTCCGGGGGTGCTGGAGGCGAGGCAGACCTGGAAAGTCGTTTGGTCATGGGAAGGCAACAACGTCGACGGCCCGATCGCGGCCGACAACGGCGCTATCCTCTTTGCGAACAACGACGCCGGCAACGTCATGCAATTCGATCCGGCGGCCGGGCTCGCGAAGATCGCCTATGCCGGCATCAATACCGCCGGCGCCGTCTCCCGCAGCAAGGCCGGTACGTTGTTTGTCGCCGCCCGCGGGCTCGGCGGCGGCATCGAAGAGCTTGAGCCATCGCGCAAGACGCTCGCCAGTTCCTTCAACGGCGAGCCGTTCGAATGTATCGGCGGCGTGCTCAACGATCTCTCCGCCGACGCGAAAGGCGGTGTGTACTTCTCCGTTACGGGTGCAGCGCAAAGCGGCGTCTTCTACGCCAGCCCCAATGGCGTCGTCTCACGATACGGAAAGGACGTGCCGCTTGCGAACGGCATCATCCTCAGCCCGGACGAGAAGACGCTGTACGTCACCAACGGCGCGATCGTTTACGCATTTGACGTGAACGTTGACGGGTCGCTGACAAACCAGCGGGAGTTTGGAAAGCTCCATGGCGGAACCGGCGGCGACGGATCGGCGGTCGATCAGCAGGGCCGTGTCTACGTCGCGACCGGATCGTCGGTCGACGTTTTCGCCGCGGATGGCAAATTCATCGGCACCATTCCAGGTCCACAGGGCCTGCACGGCACATTCTTCGGCGGCAGGGACAAGAAGACGCTCTACGCGATCGTCTTTTACGGCACGTGGGGCACGCCGAGCGCGCGCAACCAGATCATCGCCATCCCGACAATCGCGCAGGGCTATACCGGTCGGTCAAAATAG
- a CDS encoding type II toxin-antitoxin system HicA family toxin, translating into MKRAEFVRELEASGCFLKRHGKKHDIYANSKNGRQSPVPRHTEIKNSLCDLIRKQLDLGK; encoded by the coding sequence GTGAAGCGCGCGGAATTTGTCAGGGAACTGGAGGCATCAGGTTGTTTTCTCAAACGTCATGGCAAAAAGCACGATATTTATGCCAATTCCAAGAACGGAAGACAAAGCCCTGTTCCCCGCCACACCGAAATCAAAAACAGCTTGTGTGATCTGATCCGAAAACAACTCGACCTCGGCAAATGA
- a CDS encoding type II toxin-antitoxin system HicB family antitoxin, translating to MSARRQFSLEYWSDDGWYVGRLKEVPGVFSQGATLEELEENIKDAYALMLEGADSIHPGSKTKDIALETM from the coding sequence GTGAGTGCTCGACGGCAGTTTTCCCTGGAGTATTGGTCGGATGACGGCTGGTATGTTGGACGATTAAAAGAGGTGCCGGGAGTCTTTAGTCAGGGCGCGACGTTAGAAGAGCTAGAGGAAAACATCAAGGATGCCTACGCGCTGATGCTCGAGGGTGCTGACTCGATCCATCCCGGTTCCAAAACGAAAGATATCGCGCTCGAAACAATGTGA
- a CDS encoding addiction module protein has protein sequence MSVRIEEILSLSVKDRLEPIEEIWGSIASKPESLPLTSAQREELDRRKHEHAVDPSAAQPWTEVHDRLLKRKK, from the coding sequence ATGAGTGTTCGTATTGAAGAGATTCTGAGCCTGAGCGTAAAGGACCGCCTTGAGCCGATCGAGGAGATCTGGGGGAGTATCGCATCCAAGCCCGAGTCCCTGCCGCTCACCTCCGCGCAACGAGAGGAATTGGATCGGCGCAAGCATGAACATGCCGTCGATCCGTCTGCTGCCCAGCCCTGGACTGAAGTCCATGACCGCCTGTTGAAACGAAAGAAGTGA
- a CDS encoding nucleotidyltransferase domain-containing protein translates to MAFDRNDATIQAFLSGIAGVRERIEKIILFGSRVRGDEKPYSDYDILIVVAERERDLMDAIHDAVMDALLATGRLVSPKVFRRQDFDRFSAIPTPFLKNVLREGVSLG, encoded by the coding sequence ATGGCGTTTGATAGGAATGACGCGACTATTCAAGCCTTTCTGTCCGGCATTGCGGGCGTGCGCGAGCGTATTGAAAAAATAATACTTTTCGGCTCACGCGTTCGTGGAGACGAAAAGCCGTATTCCGACTACGATATTCTGATCGTCGTCGCCGAACGCGAACGGGACTTGATGGACGCCATCCACGATGCGGTGATGGACGCCCTTCTTGCGACGGGCCGGCTGGTTTCTCCCAAGGTGTTCCGCCGCCAGGATTTCGACAGATTTTCGGCAATACCAACGCCATTTCTGAAGAATGTCTTAAGAGAAGGTGTCTCCCTTGGATAA
- a CDS encoding HEPN domain-containing protein codes for MDKSTQELIRGYLAKADEKLEVVNRLLAQNDFEDAISRAYYAAYYAAHALLLSEGLESRSHGGLVALVGLHFVKTGRLDKKFGRNLSNLMEDRQQSDYNLFSGLEKEDAEQALEEARSFVSEIRRQLAPYL; via the coding sequence TTGGATAAGAGCACGCAAGAGTTGATCCGCGGCTATCTCGCCAAAGCGGATGAAAAACTTGAAGTCGTCAACCGCTTGCTCGCGCAAAATGATTTCGAAGACGCGATCTCACGCGCTTACTATGCTGCTTACTACGCCGCTCACGCGCTCCTGCTATCCGAAGGATTGGAGAGCCGATCCCATGGCGGTTTAGTCGCATTGGTTGGTCTTCATTTCGTCAAGACAGGACGACTCGACAAAAAGTTTGGACGAAATCTGTCGAACCTGATGGAAGACCGGCAACAGAGCGATTACAACCTGTTCTCCGGACTGGAAAAGGAAGACGCCGAACAGGCCCTCGAAGAAGCCCGATCTTTTGTCTCCGAAATTCGCCGTCAGCTTGCACCTTATCTCTGA